The DNA region AAAAGCGATCAGGTGCATTGAAATAAGAAATAATAAAACTCCATGTAAAAAAAAGTAAAATTAACTTTCCAACTTTGTCGATATAGATCCTCTTTGCACCCAATAACATATCAATTACTAAGAAACACAATAAAATCAAATTTGCTAATTGATCCAACCTTACATTAAGTCCGAAGATCTTCAGGTTAATCCCATTCAATGCAGCAAGGTATGGTACAAGAAGCAATAATTTCGTACCTGTTCTCAAATAAGCACTCTCAAGAATTATACTTTTATTTTGTGTGATTTGGAAGATCGTTTCGAATTGTCTGGAAAACTAATTCTGGAGTTATTTTAACCATGCAGTCAAGTGTTCCTAATGGGCAGTTTTTCTTACCACATGGTGAGCAAGGAACTTCTGCAACAATAATTTTTTCTGTTTCAATATGTTGACCGAATTCAATTGATGAATTCGCCCCATTTCTAAGTACATATGTGGGTATATTGTAAACGCCAGAGATATACCTTATCCCTGTATCTTCGGTAATTAGCATATCTAATTTCTGAATAATAATTGACACTTCATCCAGCGTTGTTTCTCCTACTAATGAGTAAGTATTGAATCCTAATCCCTTTTGTATTGACGAAACTGAATTTTTAAAATTGCTTGTCCCAATAAATAATATTTCTGAGTTTAAGTCTTTATAAAGTGCTTTACAGAGAGCAATATAATATTGCTGGGGCCATAAAAATTTGTGCTGCGCACTTGGATTAATACCAACTATTATTTTTCCTTGGTTAATTTTTAAATTCTTGAACTTTTTATCAGCACTCTCTCTTGCAGTTTCATTAATAAAATAGTCTATTTTGATCGAATGATTATCAAACCTCTCCCCCAACCATTTTTCGATTATTTTAAGTTTTTGTAATGCAGCTTGTTCGACATTTTGATACGGAATTTCTTTGCTTAACAAAAAACCAAATCCTTTATGTGATACACCAATCCTCTCGGGGACACCTGACAACCACATTGCAAGGTGCTCTCGATGATATGATGCAGTCCGAAAATTAATCACAGCTTTTGGTTTTAAATCGTGCAATGCTTTGATAAGCTTAAAGAAAAAAAATACACTCTTTAAAATCCCACCAGAATTATTATACCAAGGTAGGTCTATTATATGAATTGATGAAATGTTATTATTTTTTTTTAACGCTATTGCACCAGCTGATGATAATAAGCAAATAATCTTTTTATCTGGATTTGCTTCCTTAATGTATCTAATCGCGGGTGTTGTTAGGAGAACATCCCCCAAATGAGCTGGTTCTAATAATAAAATTCTATCTTCATAACA from Elusimicrobiota bacterium includes:
- a CDS encoding glycosyltransferase family 9 protein, which translates into the protein MKLDYNFFVHKRNFYLLILIDRFLYLIFKICAIFKIPKKNSCYEDRILLLEPAHLGDVLLTTPAIRYIKEANPDKKIICLLSSAGAIALKKNNNISSIHIIDLPWYNNSGGILKSVFFFFKLIKALHDLKPKAVINFRTASYHREHLAMWLSGVPERIGVSHKGFGFLLSKEIPYQNVEQAALQKLKIIEKWLGERFDNHSIKIDYFINETARESADKKFKNLKINQGKIIVGINPSAQHKFLWPQQYYIALCKALYKDLNSEILFIGTSNFKNSVSSIQKGLGFNTYSLVGETTLDEVSIIIQKLDMLITEDTGIRYISGVYNIPTYVLRNGANSSIEFGQHIETEKIIVAEVPCSPCGKKNCPLGTLDCMVKITPELVFQTIRNDLPNHTK